The stretch of DNA AGCTGAATATCCGATGTTCCTAAAGTCATGTCGTTTGAAAAGCGAATACCAAGTTCGGTGTTTAGTACCTGTTGAATGGAAGTTGCAGCCCTTGATTGTATAGTCTTGCTATTAATCGTACGGACCTGATATACCGATTTTCGCACGCTTTGTGGTTCATACTGCCCGGTCACAATTACTTCATCCAGTTTTCTTGCGGTAGAATCACTTGTTTTCTGTTGAGCGTAAACAGTTGAAGACCCAGCTAATGCCAGATAAAGTAGGCTGATAGTTTTCATGTTTTATTTAGATTTATTCTAAACAGTTGCAAACATAGCAGTCATTTTCTAATTCTGCAAGTGTTAAATTAAATTAGATTAAATAAAAATAAATTTGAATGTTTGGTATTACTTACCATAGCTTTGTCATTGTTTTAAATCAGATCAATTATAAATAATGTCAAAAGTTTTTTGATAACTATCTGATAGTTTGTTTAATACATCAGCTATTCAGTTGGTAATGCATCAACATATTAAGTCCTATTAAAGAATCAAGAATTAAGTAATCATTTAGAAAACATAAATAAAAACATGAAAAATTATCTTCTGGCAGCAGCACTTTTACTTGCGGGTACTTCTGCTTTTGCTCAAAAAACAAAAGACAAAGAGTCTATCAAATCGATGTGTGGTTGCTATGAGGTTAAGTTTGAATATGCAGAAACTTTTGCAAGTGATACGGCTTACAAAAAGGCTAAGAACTACAAAACTGGTGGTTTGGAATGGATTTTAGCGGATGTTGATACCGATAATAAAATCGTATTACAACATTTATTAATAATTAATGATTCAACTGTTATTAAACACTGGCGTCAGGATTGGCTTTTTCAAAATACAGATTTCCTGAACTACAAAAAAGGTAAATCATGGAAATATGCTACGGCAAATGCTTATGCTGTAAAAGGGCAGTGGACTCAGAAAGTATATGAGGTTGATGATAGTCCCCGTTACCAGGGTACTGCCACATGGGTGCATCTGGATGGTAAAAACTACTGGGAAAATATAGCTGACGCTCCGCTTCCTCGTCGCGAATACACAAAACGGAGTGATTATAATGTAATGAAGCGTACAAATCGTCACGAAATAACCTCGTATGGACATGTTCATGAACAGGATAATGCGAAAGTAATCCGTTCAGAAAGTGGAGATAAAATCCTTGCTTGGGAAAAAGGAATGAACACCTACAAAAAGGTGGATGATTCAAAATGTCAGGCTGCAGCGAAGTTTTGGGCTTCTCATGCCGACTACTGGAGAAAAGTTCGCGGTGCCTGGGATGAAATTTTAGCTCGCAAAACAGATATTACTTTATTGCCTAAAGTAAATGATAAGTATCTGTATGAAGTGTTGGATGAAATGGAGAAGGATAAAAATGTTACGCAGGCACAATTGGTAAAAACACTTGATGCATTTATCTCAAAAGAAGAAATCACTAAGAAATAGTTTACTTGTAATGATTTATTTGAAGAGATTATAGTACAAGTAATCTTTGTAAAAGCCGTGGTTATCTGATAACTACGGCTTTTTTGTTATTATATTTTAGTAAATTAATGTACTAAATCCATTCAGAAATGAAACTTATGAAAAAATGGTTCCCATTGATGGTCGCATTAATGTTTATGATCTCTTTAATGCCCACGAAATTGTTTGCTCAAGAGTTGAGTAAAGAAGAAAGGACATATTTGCTTGACTATCTTAACAAAACCAAAGATGATTATATAAAGTCTATAAAAGGGCTTTCTGACGCACAATGGCATTACAAGGAAGATACAAGCAGATGGTCTGTTGCTGAATGTGCAGAACATATCATTAAATCTGAAAAGATGCTGAGGGGGTACGTTCTGGACTCGGTATTAACCTCCCCGGTTGATCCTGCAAAGAAGGCGGAGGTAAAGGTTAAGACTGAAGATATTGCAAAAATGATTGAAGACAGGTCGAAGAAATTTAAAACCGGAGGCCCCTTAATACCTAAAGATATTTATGCAACACCGGCAGAGGCACTTAAAAGCTTTGAAGAAGAACGAAATAAAACGATTGAGTATGTTAAGTCAACGAAAGATGATTTGCATGGTCATGTAGGAAAAGCACCTCTTGGCACATTGGATGCTTATCAATGGTTGGTGTTTCTTACCGCCCATAGTGCCCGGCATATCAAACAGATAAATGAGGTAGAAACCGCTGCCGGCTATCCCAAATAAAAAATGCTGCTGCCGCTTTGCCAAAAGCAAAGGTCAGTTCGTTCTTATATACGATTGGAAATATTGAGGCGTCCCTGGCATTGGGCGCCTTTTTTTGCTTTAGCGAATTTGTACCTTATTTCGTGATAACAAGTTTTATATAAGATTCTTGTATATCATGGTTTTTGTCGATCATTATTTTATGAGCAAGTAGAGTGCTATTGTCCAGCCATTTTATCTCTCTGATAGCCCAGTCTGTAATTTCTTTTTGTTCAATTAATTTCACTGACTTACCATTGCTTTCCAATAATTCAATTCCGTTGAATGTAAACTGTGCTTCTAAATCTTCATTTACTGTGATCACATATTTTTTAGTAGGAGAAACCACAGGTAATCCAATTAAATGAGTTTGTTTTCCATTGCTTTTATCCACCAGGATGTAGTCATAAGCTTCGTAATAAATGGCAAAAACGAGCCATTGATTAATTGATTTCAGATCATCTGTTAAAGTATACCTCGCATAGTCATCACCTTCAGACACAGTATCATTTTTCAGAACAATAGTTCTTTTGGATAATGTTTTGAAGATCAGTGAATCATTGCTACGAAGAACTTGTCCGGCAGTGTTTTGCAAGCAATGAACCTCATTACTGTCAGATTTGTACGATGGAATTCGGTTAAATTCTTCTTTGGTTGACGGAAAAATCTGAAAGCGAACGCTTCCAATTGTTAGCATCTCTGAAGGAGAACCGGTAGTAACAGCGTCTTTTCCAAATTGAGTAAGTTCGTTAACCAGCGAGTCGGTTGCATTACTATTTGAGTTATCTGTTTTTCCTGATTTTGAACAACTGAACTGGATTGCTGCTAAAAGTATAAGTAAACTATATTTCATGTTAATAGATAAAAGTGGGTGCAAAAATGCAATGTTTGAAGTAAAGCAGCAAGAGGTTGGAGAGAAACAATACAGATGATTCCATTAAGAGATATCGCTCTATATGGAGCTTACATTTTTTGGAAATCTAATTACTATTGAGATTATGCTTCTGGAGCTGATGTGTCGATAATTCATCACATAGCATTCGGCTTCAGAGAAGCCTAATCTTAGTAGGCATAGAAGCAAAAAAGCACTTTACCTAACGATAAAGTGCTTTTTTGCATTAAACAGCAATTCTGAATTTATTTTACAGTAGCCATGTATTCTACTAAATCAACGATTTTGTTAGAATAACCCCACTCGTTATCGTACCAAGAAACAACTTTAACGAAGTTATCAGTTAAAGCAATACCTGCTTTAGCATCAAAGATTGAAGTGCGGGCATCTCCTAAGAAATCAGTTGAAACAACTTCATCTTCAGTATAACCTAAAATACCTTTTAATTCACCTTCAGAAGCATCTTTCATTGCTTTTTTAATCGCATCGTAAGAAGTAGGTTTTGCTAAACGAACAGTTAAGTCAACTACTGATACGTCGGCAGTAGGTACGCGGAAAGCCATACCAGTTAATTTACCTTTCATTTCAGGAATTACTAAACCAACAGCTTTAGCAGCACCAGTTGATGAAGGGATAATGTTTTGGTAAGCACCACGGCCACCTCTCCAATCTTTAGCTGAAGGACCGTCAACTGTTTTTTGAGTTGCAGTAGCAGCGTGTACAGTAGTCATTAAACCTTCAACGATACCAAAGTTATCATGTAATACTTTAGCAACAGGTGCTAAACAGTTAGTAGTACAAGATGCGTTTGAAACGATATTTTGAGAAGCAGTTAATGTTTTGTGGTTAACACCCATAACGAAGGTAGGAGTGTCATCTTTTGCAGGAGCTGAAAGAACAACTTTTTTAGCACCAGCCTGAATGTGTTTAATTGCAGTATCTTGTGTTAGGAATAAGCCGGTTGACTCAATTACATATTCAGCACCAACTTCATCCCATTTTAAGTTTGCAGGATCTTTTTCAGCTGTAACTCGGATAGTTTTTCCGTTAACTACCAAATGACCATCTTTTACTTCTACAGTACCGTCAAAACGACCGTGAGTTGAATCATATTTAAGCATATATGCCATATATTCAACGTCAATAAGATCATTGATACCTACGATTTCAACACCTGGTCTGTTGATAGCAGCGCGGAAAGCTAATCTTCCGATACGGCCGAATCCGTTAATTCCAATTTTCATGTTAATCTTTATTTAATAATAATAGTTTGTGATTCTGTTTGCTTGTTGCGATATAGTAATCTAACAAATTATAGCCACTTAATTTGAACAGATTGCTAAAAACCTCTTGGTTGAGAAGGTTTTGATTAGATCGCTAAAATGTTTACTAGTTCAATTAATGATTCGTCCATTTCTGTTTTATTCTTTATTGCAAGGTCAATGCTTGTGAGCGCAACTTTGTTGCTAATCATTCCAGCCATTTTGCGCGAATAACCTTTTAATAAAGCTTCTACAGCGGCTTGGCCTAAACGGCTTGCCAGTACTCGGTCGAAACTTGTAGGGCTGCCACCTCGTTGAAAGTGACCTAAAATGCTAACCTTGGTATCATAGTTAAAGCGTTCTTTAACTTTTTCAGCGATAGCCATCGCACCACCACCGTGTTCCCCTTCAGCAACAACGACAATGCTTGATGTTTTAGCATTTCCAAGGTCAATCATTAATTTATCAACAAGATCGTCAACCGACGTTTCTTTTTCAGGAATCAGAACAGCTTCAGCTCCTCCTCCGATTGCTGACCATAAAGCAATGTAGCCTGCATCACGGCCCATCACTTCTACAAAGAATAAGCGGTCGTGAGAGGCAGCTGTATCTCTGATTTTGTCAATGGCTTCAATTACGGTGTTGTTGGCAGTGTCGAAACCAATCGTGAAATCAGTTCCGAAAAGATCATTGTCAATGGTACCCGGAACACCCATTACCGGAATGTCATATTCTCGCGAAAAAATTTCGGCTCCGGTGAAACTTCCGTCTCCTCCAATAACAATTAAACCATCGATTTTGTGTTTCTGAAGATTTTCATAGGCTGTTTTTCTTCCTTCGGATGTTTTGAACTCCATGCAACGGGCTGTCTTTAAGATGGTTCCACCTCGCTGAACAATGTTGCTAACTGATTTGGAGTTTAATGGAATGATTTCATCCTGAATCAATCCTTGGTAGCCTTGCATGACGCCAAACATTTCAATGTGGTGGTAAATACCTGTTCTAACCACGGCGCGGATGCAAGCATTCATACCGGGGGCATCGCCTCCCGATGTTAATACTGCGATTCTTTCAATTTTTCTCCCCATAAAGCGATAAAATTACAAATTTTATTCAAAAACTTTGAGTAATTTCAATATTTGAATATACTTTTTGTGGCTAACGCAAAAATAATAATATTGCTGTTTGAATTTGTAAACTTAGTGTAATTTATACAATATCCCAATTTTTTTTGAATGGAAACAAAGGATCTACCTAAACTTCACTCCGATTTCTCGGTTGACTGCGTGGTGTTTGGTTTTGATAAAGGAGAATTAAGAATATTACTCATTGAACGAGCGGAAGAACCATTTAAAGATTATGTGGCTTTGCCAGGTAACCTGGTTTATGATAATGAAAATATCGATCAGGCAGCAACTCGCGTTTTAACGGAATTAACCGGTTTGAATGATGTTTACATGGAGCAATTGTATGCTTTTGGTGATGTAGACCGCCACCCGCAGGGACGAGTTATTACAATTGCCTATTTCGCATTGATTAAGGTTAAAAAACATACCTTAAGTCCGTTATCTGCTTATGCGCGAAAAGCTCAATGGTACACCATTAACGAACTCCCTCCGTTAGCATTTGACCATGCCCTGATTTTGGAGAAAGCGTATAAGCGTTTACAAAGTGGCATTCGTTATCAACCAATCGGGTTTGAGCTATTGCCTGAGAAATTTACGTTAAGTCAGTTACAACAACTTTACGAGGTGATTCTCGAAAAACCAATCGACAAGCGTAACTTCCGTAAAAAGATTTTAAGCTTTGGGCTTTTGGTTGAATTGGATGAAAAGCAAAAAAATGTTTCTCATCGCGCTGCCAAGTTGTATAAGTTTAACAAAACCCGTTATAACAATCTAAGGAAGATGGGATTTTCTTTTGAATTATAATTACAATTCAGCATATGACTATCAGAGAAGCATTACCGAATGATTTTATAGAACTACATGCGATAAGAGTCGCTGTAAAAGAGAATATATTACCTGATCCGGGTATGATCACAGCTGCCGATTATGAGTTGTATATGACTCAAAAAGGTAAAGGCTGGGTATATGAAACTGAGGAAGGAATTCTGGGATTCTCAATAGTAGATTTAGAAGATAAAAGTGTTTGGGCGCTGTTTGTGAAACCTGGACATGAAGGGAAAAGTATTGGGAAAACATTACACAAAGTTATGTTAGCGTGGTATTTTGATCAAACAAAGGATACCATTTGGCTTTCAACTGCGCCTAAAAGCCGGGCTGAACAGTTTTATAGAATGCAGGGTTGGAAAGAAGTTGGCGTAGAACGAAATGGCGACCTTAAGTTCGAATTGAGCGAAGAAGACTGGAAGAAGTAATATAATTTCAAGCTTCGAATTATTCGTTACTGATTTTAATTGTACAGCTATGCGAATTTAGCCTGATTTAAAATAAATAAGGCCGTAGATCAGTTCTTCGGCCTTATTACATATAATTAAAAACAGGACATTATTAATTCAAAACTCATAACTCACACACGTAATTAAATTACGCAACTGTAAGTTTCAATTCGTTGATATGATACTGAACTAAATCGTCAATAGGTGATCGAACAATTTTGCCCACTTTCATTCCATATTCTGTACTTACCTCAACTAAAACGTCACGGAAGTTATAGCCAACAGAACCAATACAGTTGAATGTATGTTTTTGATAATCAGGATAGCGACTAACTAAATCGCGGAAAAATGCAGTGAAAGAATCTTTTATAACACCACGTGCATAAGGCTGAACGTTGTTATTGTCGTATAGGAATTTACTGAAACTTGCTAAGAAACGATTAGGTAATGGTTTTTTGTAGATACGATCAAGAATTTCATCATGTGAATGACCATAGGTACGATCAAAAGCATCCATTAGTTCCTGCGGCATTGATCCTCTCATGTAGTCGCGTAGCAAACGACGTCCGATGTAAGAACCACTACCTTCATCACCTAACATATAACCTAATGAATCTATATTTAAAGTGATTTCTTGTCCGTCATAATAACAAGTATTAGTACCTGTTCCCAATATTGCTGCAAAACCTGCTTCGTTACCTAATAAAGCACGGGCAGCTGCTAATAAATCATGGCTAACAAATACTTTAGCTTTGGTAAATACGGTACGGAGAGCGGATGCAACTACTTCATTTTTTTCAGCATTTGAACACCCTGCACCATAAAAACTCACATGTTCAATACTGTTGATATCCAGATTGTCTGGAAGGTTGTTTCTCAATGATTGGATGATGCCTGGTGAATCGATAAAATAAGGATTATATCCCTCGGTGTTGAAGTAAACCTTTTTATTTTCCTTATTTAACAAACACCAGTTGGTTTTTGTAGAACCTCCATCGGCAATAATTATCATAATATACGGTCGTTAATATTAATTCCTATCGATCTTTTATCTAATGATTCATTAGAAATTTTTCAAAAATAGCAAAAAACAAGAATGTTTAATGTGAGAATTAAAAAAATATTAAGAAATCACCGTTTATTTTTTAA from Solitalea canadensis DSM 3403 encodes:
- a CDS encoding N-acetylglucosamine kinase, translating into MIIIADGGSTKTNWCLLNKENKKVYFNTEGYNPYFIDSPGIIQSLRNNLPDNLDINSIEHVSFYGAGCSNAEKNEVVASALRTVFTKAKVFVSHDLLAAARALLGNEAGFAAILGTGTNTCYYDGQEITLNIDSLGYMLGDEGSGSYIGRRLLRDYMRGSMPQELMDAFDRTYGHSHDEILDRIYKKPLPNRFLASFSKFLYDNNNVQPYARGVIKDSFTAFFRDLVSRYPDYQKHTFNCIGSVGYNFRDVLVEVSTEYGMKVGKIVRSPIDDLVQYHINELKLTVA
- a CDS encoding NUDIX hydrolase; its protein translation is METKDLPKLHSDFSVDCVVFGFDKGELRILLIERAEEPFKDYVALPGNLVYDNENIDQAATRVLTELTGLNDVYMEQLYAFGDVDRHPQGRVITIAYFALIKVKKHTLSPLSAYARKAQWYTINELPPLAFDHALILEKAYKRLQSGIRYQPIGFELLPEKFTLSQLQQLYEVILEKPIDKRNFRKKILSFGLLVELDEKQKNVSHRAAKLYKFNKTRYNNLRKMGFSFEL
- a CDS encoding DinB family protein; its protein translation is MKLMKKWFPLMVALMFMISLMPTKLFAQELSKEERTYLLDYLNKTKDDYIKSIKGLSDAQWHYKEDTSRWSVAECAEHIIKSEKMLRGYVLDSVLTSPVDPAKKAEVKVKTEDIAKMIEDRSKKFKTGGPLIPKDIYATPAEALKSFEEERNKTIEYVKSTKDDLHGHVGKAPLGTLDAYQWLVFLTAHSARHIKQINEVETAAGYPK
- the pfkA gene encoding 6-phosphofructokinase; amino-acid sequence: MGRKIERIAVLTSGGDAPGMNACIRAVVRTGIYHHIEMFGVMQGYQGLIQDEIIPLNSKSVSNIVQRGGTILKTARCMEFKTSEGRKTAYENLQKHKIDGLIVIGGDGSFTGAEIFSREYDIPVMGVPGTIDNDLFGTDFTIGFDTANNTVIEAIDKIRDTAASHDRLFFVEVMGRDAGYIALWSAIGGGAEAVLIPEKETSVDDLVDKLMIDLGNAKTSSIVVVAEGEHGGGAMAIAEKVKERFNYDTKVSILGHFQRGGSPTSFDRVLASRLGQAAVEALLKGYSRKMAGMISNKVALTSIDLAIKNKTEMDESLIELVNILAI
- a CDS encoding DUF6607 family protein — protein: MKNYLLAAALLLAGTSAFAQKTKDKESIKSMCGCYEVKFEYAETFASDTAYKKAKNYKTGGLEWILADVDTDNKIVLQHLLIINDSTVIKHWRQDWLFQNTDFLNYKKGKSWKYATANAYAVKGQWTQKVYEVDDSPRYQGTATWVHLDGKNYWENIADAPLPRREYTKRSDYNVMKRTNRHEITSYGHVHEQDNAKVIRSESGDKILAWEKGMNTYKKVDDSKCQAAAKFWASHADYWRKVRGAWDEILARKTDITLLPKVNDKYLYEVLDEMEKDKNVTQAQLVKTLDAFISKEEITKK
- the gap gene encoding type I glyceraldehyde-3-phosphate dehydrogenase → MKIGINGFGRIGRLAFRAAINRPGVEIVGINDLIDVEYMAYMLKYDSTHGRFDGTVEVKDGHLVVNGKTIRVTAEKDPANLKWDEVGAEYVIESTGLFLTQDTAIKHIQAGAKKVVLSAPAKDDTPTFVMGVNHKTLTASQNIVSNASCTTNCLAPVAKVLHDNFGIVEGLMTTVHAATATQKTVDGPSAKDWRGGRGAYQNIIPSSTGAAKAVGLVIPEMKGKLTGMAFRVPTADVSVVDLTVRLAKPTSYDAIKKAMKDASEGELKGILGYTEDEVVSTDFLGDARTSIFDAKAGIALTDNFVKVVSWYDNEWGYSNKIVDLVEYMATVK
- a CDS encoding GNAT family N-acetyltransferase translates to MTIREALPNDFIELHAIRVAVKENILPDPGMITAADYELYMTQKGKGWVYETEEGILGFSIVDLEDKSVWALFVKPGHEGKSIGKTLHKVMLAWYFDQTKDTIWLSTAPKSRAEQFYRMQGWKEVGVERNGDLKFELSEEDWKK